In a single window of the Bufo bufo chromosome 5, aBufBuf1.1, whole genome shotgun sequence genome:
- the LOC121002575 gene encoding protein ZBED8-like → MSSKKRKWSDEYVQYGFTCITERDGSQRPNCMICNAKLSNSSLAPAKLREHFLKLHGDGKYKNTTLAEFKVRRARFDEKASLPVLGFVPINKPILIASYEVAYLIAKQGKPHTIGETLIKPAVLKMANIMLGKAAEVKLSQIPLSNDTISDRIEDMSKDILAQIVADLISSPAKFSLQLDETTDVSNLSQLAVFVRYVKDDVIKEEFLFCKPLTTTTKAADVKKLVDDFFKDNNLSWDMVSAVCSDGAPAMLGRKSGFGALVKANAPHIIVTHCILHRHALATKTLPPKLAEVFKIVVECVNYVRNSALRHRIFRELCKEMGSEFEVLLYHSNVRWLSRGQVLNRVFAMHVELALFLQEHQHCHADCFKDSEFILILAYMTDIFAALNPLNQQMQGGGVNIIEAEENLKAFQKKLPLWKRRIENDNFANFPLLDDCVSKIEDVSGIGDISVPTELKQAIATHLDELATSLDGYFPTRESYPAWVRQPFTFSVETTDVNDEYLDEIIELQQSQVQQQLFRTTTLSTFWCQQMVTYPVIAKKALEFFIPFVTTYLCEQSFSRMLDIKTKKRNRLCCENDMRVALAKVKPRISDLVSKRQQQKSH, encoded by the coding sequence AAAAAAAGAAAGTGGTCGGACGAATATGTACAATATGGATTCACATGTATAACGGAACGTGATGGGAGTCAGCGTCCTAACTGTATGATTTGCAATGCCAAGTTGAGCAATTCTAGTCTAGCACCGGCAAAACTAAGAGAACACTTCCTTAAGCTGCATGGAGATGGAAAATACAAGAACACAACGCTCGCTGAATTCAAGGTGAGGAGAGCCAGATTCGATGAAAAGGCTAGTCTGCCTGTTCTCGGCTTTGTACCCATCAACAAACCGATCCTCATAGCATCGTACGAAGTTGCTTACCTGATCGCAAAGCAGGGCAAACCCCACACCATTGGTGAAACACTCATAAAACCAGCTGTGTTGAAGATGGCGAATATCATGCTGGGAAAAGCGGCTGAAGTTAAGTTATCCCAAATTCCTCTTTCAAATGACACCATCAGCGACAGAATAGAGGACATGAGCAAAGACATCTTGGCTCAAATAGTTGCAGATCTGATTTCAAGCCCGGCAAAATTCAGCCTTCAACTCGACGAGACCACAGACGTCTCCAATCTAAGCCAGCTTGCAGTATTCGTGCGCTATGTGAAAGACGACGTGATAAAGGaagagtttttattttgtaagcCTCTTACAACAACAACTAAGGCAGCCGATGTGAAGAAACTTGTGGATGACTTCTTCAAAGACAACAATCTTTCGTGGGATATGGTTTCTGCAGTTTGTTCGGATGGAGCTCCAGCCATGCTGGGAAGAAAGTCTGGTTTTGGTGCGCTAGTGAAAGCCAATGCACCACACATCATTGTTACGCATTGTATTCTGCATAGGCATGCATTGGCAACAAAAACCTTGCCTCCAAAACTGGCAGAAGTATTTAAAATTGTAGTGGAATGTGTGAACTATGTGCGAAATAGTGCTCTGAGGCACCGCATTTTCAGGGAGCTGTGTAAAGAAATGGGATCTGAATTTGAGGTACTTCTGTACCATTCCAACGTTCGGTGGTTATCCCGGGGACAGGTGTTGAATCGTGTTTTTGCCATGCATGTGGAATTAGCCCTGTTTTTGCAAGAGCACCAACATTGTCATGCAGATTGCTTCAAAGATTCTGAGTTCATTCTCATTTTAGCGTACATGACTGATATCTTTGCAGCTCTAAATCCTCTCAATCAACAGATGCAGGGCGGTGGAGTCAACATCATCGAAGCGGAAGAAAACCTGAAGGCTTTTCAAAAAAAGCTACCGTTATGGAAACGACGAATAGAGAACGATAACTTCGCAAACTTTCCCCTGCTAGACGACTGTGTAAGTAAGATCGAAGATGTATCTGGAATCGGAGACATTTCTGTACCCACGGAACTAAAGCAAGCAATTGCCACGCACTTAGATGAGCTTGCAACGTCTCTTGATGGATACTTCCCTACAAGAGAGTCATATCCAGCATGGGTGAGACAACCGTTCACATTTAGTGTTGAGACAACAGATGTCAATGATGAATACCTCGATGAAATCATTGAACTTCAGCAGAGCCAGGTTCAACAGCAACTCTTCAGAACAACAACGCTCTCAACGTTTTGGTGTCAACAAATGGTAACGTACCCTGTTATTGCTAAGAAAGCTCTGGAGTTTTTCATACCGTTTGTTACAACATATCTTTGCGAGCAATCCTTTTCAAGGATGCTGGACATAAAAACGAAGAAAAGGAACAGACTTTGTTGCGAAAATGACATGAGAGTGGCACTTGCCAAGGTAAAGCCGCGCATTTCTGACCTGGTCTCTAAAAGACAACAGCAGAAGTCACACTGA